From one Salmo salar chromosome ssa09, Ssal_v3.1, whole genome shotgun sequence genomic stretch:
- the LOC106612981 gene encoding gamma-sarcoglycan — translation MVREQYVTTTQDSSVPAPVPDSVYKIGIYGWRKRCLYLFVLLLIIILTVNFALTIWILQVMWFNTEGMGHLKVTAEGLRLEDGKSEFLFPLYAQEIHSREDSSLLVHSSENVTLNARNENNDVTGSLSIGPEVVQGNAPNFVISSNTKTLFSADDKEVVVGTDKLRVTGPEGALFEHSVETPLLKAEPFNDLRLESPTRSLSMDAPKGVFVKALAGNIEAASNMDVLLHSSEGLVILDAETVRLPSLPLGHGGVSGNAQGLYEVCVCPSGKLFLSKAGVTSMCSESQEC, via the exons ATGGTGAGGGAGCAGTATgtcaccaccacccaggacagcaGTGTCCCTGCCCCGGTCCCTGACTCTGTCTATAAGATCGGGATCTACGGTTGGAGGAAGCGCTGCCTCTACCTGTTTGTCCTGctgctcatcatcatcctcaccgtGAACTTTGCCCTCACCATATGGATCCTCCAGGTCATGTGGTTTAACACA GAAGGGATGGGACATCTAAAAGTAACAGCGGAGGGATTGAGGCTTGAGGACGGGAAGTCAGAgttcctctttcctctctatgCCCAAGAGATCCACTCCAGAGAG GACTCCTCTCTCCTGGTGCACTCATCTGAAAACGTCACTCTCAATGCCCGCAATGAAAATAATGATGTCACAGGAAGTCTCTCCATAG GGCCAGAAGTGGTCCAGGGAAATGCACCGAATTTTGTCATCAGCTCCAACACCAAGACGCTGTTTTCTGCAGATGACAAAGAGGTGGTTGTTGGAACAGACAAACTCCGTGTTACAG GTCCAGAAGGTGCCCTGTTTGAACACTCTGTAGAGACGCCCCTGCTCAAAGCTGAGCCCTTCAATGACTTGAG GCTGGAGTCTCCAACCCGCTCTCTCAGCATGGATGCACCGAAGGGAGTCTTTGTCAAAGCACTGGCTGGGAACATCGAGGCGGCATCTAACATGGATGTTCTATTGCACTCCAGTGAAGGACTG GTGATTCTGGATGCTGAGACGGTGCGTCTGCCGAGTCTCCCCCTGGGACACGGAGGGGTGTCTGGAAACGCTCAGGGACTCTACGAAGTGTGTGTCTGTCCTAGCGGGAAGCTGTTCCTGTCCAAGGCCGGGGTCACCTCCATGTGCAGCGAAAGCCAAGAGTGCTAG